A portion of the Aquicoccus sp. G2-2 genome contains these proteins:
- a CDS encoding DUF2937 family protein — MLLRAVTLAGGLAGAAGFSQFPEFSQQYVQRLGGAVDELHRVEAGFDADAAALNLTRAQALDDLAQGGAMGARRADTMQGVFARHARLAADLSALESAGPFTRVYYAAHLSDAEIAARAWAAYKPAVPVTFEGAVFGGVGFLGGALLLGGLIGAVRRVGRRKGRPKPAQAAA; from the coding sequence ATGCTTCTGCGGGCAGTCACCTTGGCCGGCGGGCTTGCCGGTGCGGCGGGGTTTTCGCAATTCCCCGAGTTTTCCCAGCAATATGTGCAACGTCTTGGTGGTGCGGTGGATGAATTGCACCGGGTCGAGGCGGGGTTCGATGCGGATGCAGCGGCGCTGAACCTGACGCGGGCGCAGGCGCTTGACGATCTGGCGCAGGGCGGTGCCATGGGCGCAAGGCGGGCCGACACCATGCAGGGGGTTTTTGCGCGCCATGCGCGGCTGGCCGCCGATCTGTCCGCGCTTGAGAGCGCGGGGCCGTTCACGCGGGTCTATTACGCGGCGCATTTGAGTGACGCAGAGATTGCGGCGCGGGCATGGGCCGCCTACAAGCCCGCTGTGCCGGTGACGTTCGAGGGCGCGGTGTTCGGCGGCGTGGGATTTCTGGGCGGGGCGTTGCTGCTTGGTGGGCTGATCGGGGCGGTGCGCCGGGTGGGGCGCCGCAAAGGCAGGCCAAAACCGGCGCAGGCGGCGGCTTGA